From a region of the Euwallacea similis isolate ESF13 chromosome 19, ESF131.1, whole genome shotgun sequence genome:
- the Golgin245 gene encoding putative leucine-rich repeat-containing protein DDB_G0290503, with protein sequence MFKKLKDKITEEVKISPQRFQQLTQSVSDKLQGTSTPDESMFSIGEDDEPSANTSITDQGFSSVNLVSPSSEGRTRRLSNSSIASDISFLPRYESGSMYHLQSDFDASASELEDNVSQSSSKLGHLSKEQVHAAFQKSQLRYHKYRGRYTDLARHYKELERENAKMKSVLVETQDKAIRRVTELKEQCSLEQKAKAHLESALRDEIDEKQLKIQSLQTKIGLLQQGRNLSNDLVQLDESEATGKVDSDKLEQLTKYLNDARGEIEALNSKIQEYKARDIVFQTKEHDYKSKIATLERDIADFAEREKENNLRLAENKMELHNEMLGKESEISRLKQEVESLRAHEKDSKSIKMENLQSQNNKLIEKLENATVKCNGLENELLKMEKFKMDIEQLNGEKQELAEQNTQLQGVISMLKTGLSICQENLHRLSQEKQDLIHIIKLEKKSYETQITQLRDSAKKGLFTLEKQISEKIKSDFEVKENALKDHFEQQIREISTSNDTAAEMHLKIGEKDDIIKSISQELEDVRGRFRVKEEEYRELESNHLELIEESSLLRSMVNNMEKHISETANEDNKGYEEKIGRLQANMETLQDELGKLRKVSNEKEKQNVHLAEKNLNLQTSHDDLVQKFRLMEEKDEAAELEITESNLLEMKVQALEEEKKTLLDSFELERKLFNKVLEEHNDIKIKEITIADMEQAIQTLEQKIIELKGYLKQKDAVIVDLDKMKLDLEKNLAKTREQLRIQEEREVAVELDKTECNLLQIKVQQMENEKDNLLKSFEQERETFDQSFHQHKEEFLRHKEDIIKENVELAKENLELKRINDELTGKTRLIEEKEQVMELENSECNLLKLKVQELEQERVDLEKSFEAERELFNKVMVEHKELKVKDERIKHLEESVERLTAKVAKRKQYLKNKEEIIVKLHKDNLTNEQEIAKLIEALKIKEEEIDSLQIEKTECGLLEMKLKAMEEENRNLLNSFELERTTFEDALAKGSLIENQVDDLVQKLIAVKQEKSDLEEAFRLEKQDLIDSFEVERKNFQIIDAELRKITQENQLLKEKKDNLNSRLKEGTEMLGGQVNILREEISRLQTDNEGLRKELDIRQEKLDELTAAMEQLSKDLKHGEEKCQKIMETSRKEKSEKKQAVSKIKEMQQELDKNNEEIKAIKIALESVEKLYNEAKSTHSGDLKVLAEVRQKCDEFENEKFKLEKDLKKKSDEFQFKLKEMGVIEQQLGVVRQEKEALSYENKQLRERIEEVAIEGENLRALASKAKELENVKKQNEVLQNECDRLNKEISELKVRINQLDSDNKHVNEEHDKLVSEVEEYKVKCEFLENEKGQMQKGCFNVEQERNNLRVAVTDLTEKLEQTRKEKGSQHPDLVQIQQDFLEIKDKCDKLHLENKNLKTEYSKLEDQFNSFRKIKKDLETQLNKMEHQYNEVTHEKQLLQDEVHELKISPVNHSNGSNKLDDLAIVKQDHLLLSSLQGAQNGPINSNRDRLQLEINALRDKVVQYKSLDLTNKSSLEFYENELQKLKNKNEKLNRTLDETLVTLNHCTELSSSTEIEYLKNVLYNYMLGKESLVLARVIAAVCKFDPAQTEAVLQKEQQKQTLLGQLGIL encoded by the exons atgtttaaaaaacttaaagacAAAATCACCGAGGAGGTAAAAATCAGCCCCCAACGTTTCCAACAGTTGACGCAAAGTGTGAGCGACAAGTTACAGGGCACCAGTACCCCAGACGAAAGCATGTTTTCTATCGGAGAAGACG ATGAACCTTCAGCAAACACAAGCATAACTGACCAGGGCTTTTCGAGTGTTAACCTGGTGTCACCCTCCTCTGAAGGCAGAACAAGAAGATTATCAAACTCTTCAATAGCCAGTGACATTTCATTCCTCCCCAGGTATGAGTCAGGCAGCATGTACCATTTGCAA TCTGACTTCGACGCTTCAGCAAGTGAGCTAGAGGACAATGTGTCCCAATCCTCTTCTAAATTGGGACACCTTAGCAAGGAACAAGTCCACGCGGCCTTTCAGAAATCGCAGTTGAGGTACCATAAGTACCGGGGCAGGTACACGGACTTGGCCAGGCATTATAAAGAGCTGGAGAGAGAAAACGCAAAAATGAAG TCGGTTTTGGTGGAAACCCAAGACAAGGCCATTCGGCGAGTGACCGAGTTGAAAGAGCAGTGCTCGCTTGAACAGAAAGCCAAAGCTCACTTAGAGAGCGCGCTGCGAGATGAAATTGACGAAAAGCAGTTGAAAATTCAGTCTCTGCAAACCAAAATCGGCCTTCTGCAGCAAGGCCGCAACCTTTCCAACGATTTGGTTCAGTTAGATGAGAGTGAGGCAACCGGCAAAGTGGATTCTGATAAGTTAGAACAACTTACTAAATACCTTAATGATGCGCGGGGCGAGATTGAGGCACTAAATAGCAAAATCCAGGAGTATAAAGCCAGGGACATAGTGTTCCAAACTAAGGAGCATGACTACAAGAGCAAGATTGCCACGCTAGAGAGGGACATCGCAGACTTTGCTGAGAG ggaaaaagaaaataatttgcgTTTGGCAGAAAACAAAATGGAGCTGCATAATGAGATGTTAGGCAAAGAGTCCGAGATTAGCCGGTTGAAGCAGGAGGTGGAGAGTCTGAGAGCGCACGAGAAAGACTCCAAATCgatcaaaatggaaaacttgCAAAGTCAAAATAATAAGCTGATCGAAAAGTTGGAAAACGCCACTGTAAAGTGCAACGGATTGGAAAACGAGCTActgaaaatggagaaatttaaaatggacATTGAACAGCTTAATGGGGAGAAGCAGGAATTGGCGGAGCAGAACACACAACTGCAGGGCGTAATTTCGATGTTGAAGACTGGCTTAAGCATCTGCCAAGAGAATTTACACAG gcTTTCGCAGGAAAAGCAAGATCTTATCCACATAATAAAGTTGGAAAAGAAAAGTTATGAGACTCAAATTACACAGTTACGAGATAGTGCTAAGAAAGGACTGTTCACTCTTGAAAAGCagatatctgaaaaaattaaaagcgaCTTTGAAGTTAAAGAGAATGCCTTGAAGGATCACTTTGAGCAACAAATCAGGGAGATCTCGACTAGTAACGATACAGCAGCTGAAATGCATTTGAAAATTGGGGAAAAAGATGACATTATTAAGAGTATTTCGCAAGAACTGGAGGATGTTAGGGGTAGATTTAGAGTTAAAGAGGAAGAGTATAGAGAATTGGAGTCAAATCATTTGGAGCTAATTGAGGAGAGCAGCCTTCTAAGGAGCATGGTCAATAATATGGAGAAACATATTTCCGAGACTGCCAATGAGGATAATAAAGGTTATGAGGAGAAGATTGGGCGTTTACAG GCTAACATGGAAACTCTTCAAGATGAACTTGGTAAACTTCGCAAAGTAAGCAATGAGAAAGAGAAGCAAAATGTTCACTTggctgaaaaaaatttaaatcttcaaACCTCCCATGACGATCTAGTCCAGAAGTTTAG ACTAATGGAAGAAAAAGACGAAGCTGCAGAGCTGGAAATAACTGAAAGCAACCTGCTTGAAATGAAGGTGCAGGCCCTTGAAGAGGAAAAAAAGACCTTACTTGATAGCTTCGAATTGGAACGCAAGTTGTTCAATAAAGTACTGGAAGAACACaacgatataaaaataaaggagATCACTATAGCAGATATGGAGCAGGCCATTCAAACATTAGAGCAGAAAATTATTGAGCTGAAGGGCTacttgaaacaaaaagatGCGGTAATAGTGGACCTTGACaag ATGAAACTAGACCTAGAGAAGAATTTGGCTAAGACGAGAGAGCAATTGCGTATTCAGGAGGAGCGCGAGGTAGCCGTGGAACTAGACAAAACCGAGTGCAACTTGCTGCAAATCAAAGTGCAGCAGATGGAAAACGAGAAAGACAATTTGTTGAAATCCTTTGAGCAAGAAAGAGAGACCTTCGACCAAAGCTTCCACCAACACAAAGAAGAATTTTTGAGGCATAAGGAGGACATTATTAAGGAGAACGTCGAACTGGCCAAGGAGAATCTCGAGCTAAAGCGCATTAATGACGAATTAACAGGAAAAACGCGATTGATCGAGGAAAAAGAACAG GTGATGGAGCTGGAAAACTCAGAGTGCAATTTGCTAAAGCTCAAAGTACAGGAATTGGAACAGGAAAGGGTGGATTTGGAAAAGAGTTTCGAGGCCGAAAGGGAGCTATTTAACAAAGTTATGGTGGAGCACAAAGAGCTGAAGGTCAAGGATGAACGGATTAAGCATTTGGAGGAAAGCGTCGAGCGGCTGACCGCTAAAGTCGCCAAGCGGAAGCAGTATTTAAAGAACAAAGAGGAAATCATTGTGAAGCTTCACAAA GACAATTTAACCAACGAACAAGAAATAGCTAAACTTATAGAGGCCTTGAAGATAAAAGAGGAGGAAATAGATTCTTTACAAATAGAGAAAACCGAATGTGGTCTATTGGAAATGAAACTTAAGGCCATGGAAgaagaaaatcgaaatctTTTGAACTCATTTGAACTTGAACGAACCACTTTCGAGGATGCACTAGCCAAGGGTTCACTTATTGAGAACCAAGTGGACGATTTAGTTCAGAAACTTATAGCTGTAAAGCAGGAGAAAAGCGACTTGGAGGAGGCTTTTAGATTGGAGAAGCAGGATTTAATTGACTCGTTTGAA GTGGAAAGAAAGAATTTCCAGATTATCGACGCAGAACTTCGTAAAATTACCCAAGAGAATCAGCttttgaaagaaaagaaagacAATTTGAATTCTAGGCTGAAAGAAGGAACTGAGATGTTGGGAGGGCAGGTCAACATTTTGAGAGAAGAGATTAGTCGACTGCAGACTGACAATGAGGGCTTAAGAAAGGAGCTGG ATATTCGTCAAGAAAAGTTAGATGAATTAACGGCCGCAATGGAGCAATTAAGCAAAGACTTGAAGCACGGTGAAGAAAAATGTCAGAAAATTATGGAAACATCCAGAAAAGAAAAGTCGGAAAAAAAACAGGCAGTTTCTAAGATCAAAGAGATGCAACAAGAATTGGACAAGAACAACGAGGAAATTAAAGCCATTAAAATAGCCCTTGAAAGCgttgaaaaattatacaacGAAGCCAAATCGACTCATTCAGGCGATCTGAAGGTCTTGGCTGAAGTGCGTCAGAAGTGCGACGAGTTTGAAAacgagaaatttaaattagagaaagatctgaaaaagaaatctgACGAGTTCCAGTTTAAGTTGAAGGAAATGGGAGTAATTGAACAACAGTTGGGCGTTGTGCGGCAAGAGAAAGAGGCTTTAAGTTATGAGAACAAACAGCTTAGAGAAAGAATAGAAGAAGTTGCTATTGAAGGCGAGAATCTTCGTGCCTTGGCTTCTAAAGCCAAAGAACTGGAGAACGTTAAGAAACAAAATGAG GTCTTACAAAACGAGTGTGACAGGTTGAACaaagaaatttctgagctGAAAGTACGGATAAACCAACTCGATTCGGACAACAAACATGTGAATGAGGAACATGACAAATTAGTGAGTGAGGTTGAGGAGTATAAGGTGAAGtgtgaatttttggaaaacgaaAAAGGACAAATGCAGAAGGGATGTTTTAATGTGGAACaggaaagaaataatttaagg GTGGCTGTGACCGATTTGACtgaaaaattagaacaaaCTCGGAAAGAAAAAGGTTCGCAACATCCGGATTTGGTACAAATCCAGCAAGACTTCTTGGAAATCAAAGACAAGTGTGATAAACTTCATTTAGAGAATAAGAATCTCAAGACCGAGTATTCAAAACTTGAGGATCAGTTTAATAGTTTCAGGAAG attaaaaaggATCTTGAAACCCAATTAAACAAAATGGAACACCAATACAACGAGGTGACCCACGAAAAACAGCTCTTGCAGGACGAAGTACACGAGTTGAAGATTTCACCTGTGAATCATAGTAATGGGAGCAATAAATTAG ATGACTTAGCGATAGTGAAACAGGACCACCTCCTATTGTCCTCCTTACAAGGAGCTCAAAACGGACCAATAAACTCCAACAGAGACCGACTACAACTAGAAATCAACGCTTTAAGGGATAAAGTCGTTCAGTATAAGTCCCTGGACCTGACCAACAAAAGCTCCCTCGAATTTTATGAGAACGAGCtgcaaaaactgaaaaacaagaATGAAAAACTTAACAGGACACTGGACGAGACGTTAGTTACGCTAAATCATTGCACGGAACTATCCAGTTCAACCGAAATCGAGTACCTGAAGAATGTGTTGTACAATTACATGTTGGGAAAAGAGAGTTTGGTGCTAGCCAGGGTGATCGCTGCAGTGTGCAAATTCGATCCTGCCCAGACAGAGGCAGTGTTGCAAAAGGAGCAGCAGAAGCAGACTTTG CTGGGCCAATTAGGAATACTCTAG
- the Arpc4 gene encoding actin-related protein 2/3 complex subunit 4, with protein MSATLKPYLTAVRHTLTAAMCLDNFSSQVVERHNKPEVEVRSSRELLLTPVIISRNEKEKVLIETSVNSVRISIAVKQADEIEKILCKKFMRFMMMRAENFIVLRRKPIEGYDISFLITNFHTEQMFKHKLVDFVIHFMEEIDKEISEMKLAVNARARIVAEEFLKRF; from the exons ATGTCAGCCACTTTGAAACCGTATTTAACGGCGGTTCGGCACACGCTTACCGCTGCAATGTGCCTGGACAACTTTAGTTCCCAAGTGGTGGAAAGACACAATAAACCGGAGGTGGAGGTTAGGAGCTCCAGGGAACTATTACTCACCCCCGTTATAATCTCCAGgaatgaaaaagaaaag GTCCTAATAGAAACCTCAGTCAATTCAGTCCGAATCAGCATTGCTGTGAAACAGGCTGATGAAATCGAAAAAATCCTGTGCAAAAAATTCATGCGATTCATGATGATGCGAGCGGAGAACTTCATAGTGCTGAGGCGGAAGCCCATTGAAGGCTATGACATCAGCTTCTTGATCACCAACTTCCATACCGAGCAGATGTTCAAGCACAAACTGGTTGACTTTGTGATACATTTCATGGAGGAGATTGATAAGGAGATTTCTGAAATGAAACTGGCAGTCAATGCCAGGGCTCGAATTGTAGCGGAAGAGTTTTTGAAGCGGTTTTAA
- the POLDIP2 gene encoding polymerase delta-interacting protein 2 isoform X1 — protein sequence MELVCLTIQQKLVPISLRILGSRRNYARLAEVGRLETPKVAGKYDTGQLILHRVFGYRGVVLFPWLARVYDRDLPQHREGDEEPNSGVGKEVRGRTHTFYQVLIDQRDCPYIRAQTEAVTFLGNQDSSRSLYAIPGLDYVAHEDIIPYVSAEKSPLHHELFDKFLAPNQNRVVDFLDPPFVAQDTLKAWQNKNHPWLELSDVHKETTENIRVTVIPFYMGCRESHANSVYWWRYCIRLENLGNLSVQLRERHWRIFSLSGTLETVRGRGVVGQEPALTKTLPAFQYSSHVSLQAPSGHMWGTFRMEREDGYTFDCRIPPFSLESKPESGAATPPETA from the exons atggaacTTGTTTGTTTAACTATACAACAAAAATTAGTGCCCATTTCCCTTAGAATTTTGGGCAGCAGAAGGAATTATGCCAG ATTAGCTGAAGTTGGTCGCCTTGAAACTCCCAAGGTAGCTGGCAAATATGACACTGGACAGTTGATACTTCACCGCGTGTTTGGCTACCGAGGGGTAGTCTTATTCCCATGGTTGGCCAGAGTTTATGATAG AGATTTGCCACAACACCGGGAAGGAGATGAGGAGCCAAACTCAGGGGTAGGCAAGGAAGTCAGAGGTAGAACACACACATTTTATCAAGTCCTCATTGATCAGAGAGATTGTCCTTATATT AGAGCCCAAACAGAAGCAGTAACATTTTTGGGCAATCAAGACTCATCTAGGAGTTTGTATGCCATCCCTGGCCTAGATTATGTGGCTCATGAAGATATTATCCCTTATGTGAGTGCTGAGAAATCTCCTCTGCACCATGAATTATTTGATAAGTTCTTAGCTCCAAATCAGAACAGAG TTGTTGATTTTTTAGATCCACCCTTTGTAGCCCAAGACACCCTGAAAGCTTGGCAGAATAAAAATCACCCTTGGTTGGAGTTATCTGATGTTCACAAAGAGACTACTGAGAATATTCGTGTGACTGTTATCCCATTTTATATGGGATGCAGAGAGAGTCATGCCAACTCAGTTTATTGG TGGAGATACTGCATAAGGCTAGAAAACTTAGGCAATCTGAGTGTTCAATTAAGAGAGAGGCATTGGAGGATATTTTCTTTGTCAGGGACATTAGAAACAGTTAGGG GCAGGGGTGTAGTAGGTCAAGAGCCTGCTTTGACAAAAACGTTGCCAGCGTTCCAGTACAGCAGCCATGTCAGTCTGCAAGCGCCCAGTGGTCACATGTG GGGTACATTTAGGATGGAAAGAGAAGATGGCTACACATTTGACTGCAGAATCCCTCCTTTTTCTTTGGAAAGTAAGCCGGAAAGTGGCGCGGCCACGCCACCGGAGACTGCGTGA
- the POLDIP2 gene encoding polymerase delta-interacting protein 2 isoform X2, which produces MELVCLTIQQKLVPISLRILGSRRNYARLAEVGRLETPKVAGKYDTGQLILHRVFGYRGVVLFPWLARVYDRDLPQHREGDEEPNSGVGKEVRGRTHTFYQVLIDQRDCPYIRAQTEAVTFLGNQDSSRSLYAIPGLDYVAHEDIIPYVSAEKSPLHHELFDKFLAPNQNRDPPFVAQDTLKAWQNKNHPWLELSDVHKETTENIRVTVIPFYMGCRESHANSVYWWRYCIRLENLGNLSVQLRERHWRIFSLSGTLETVRGRGVVGQEPALTKTLPAFQYSSHVSLQAPSGHMWGTFRMEREDGYTFDCRIPPFSLESKPESGAATPPETA; this is translated from the exons atggaacTTGTTTGTTTAACTATACAACAAAAATTAGTGCCCATTTCCCTTAGAATTTTGGGCAGCAGAAGGAATTATGCCAG ATTAGCTGAAGTTGGTCGCCTTGAAACTCCCAAGGTAGCTGGCAAATATGACACTGGACAGTTGATACTTCACCGCGTGTTTGGCTACCGAGGGGTAGTCTTATTCCCATGGTTGGCCAGAGTTTATGATAG AGATTTGCCACAACACCGGGAAGGAGATGAGGAGCCAAACTCAGGGGTAGGCAAGGAAGTCAGAGGTAGAACACACACATTTTATCAAGTCCTCATTGATCAGAGAGATTGTCCTTATATT AGAGCCCAAACAGAAGCAGTAACATTTTTGGGCAATCAAGACTCATCTAGGAGTTTGTATGCCATCCCTGGCCTAGATTATGTGGCTCATGAAGATATTATCCCTTATGTGAGTGCTGAGAAATCTCCTCTGCACCATGAATTATTTGATAAGTTCTTAGCTCCAAATCAGAACAGAG ATCCACCCTTTGTAGCCCAAGACACCCTGAAAGCTTGGCAGAATAAAAATCACCCTTGGTTGGAGTTATCTGATGTTCACAAAGAGACTACTGAGAATATTCGTGTGACTGTTATCCCATTTTATATGGGATGCAGAGAGAGTCATGCCAACTCAGTTTATTGG TGGAGATACTGCATAAGGCTAGAAAACTTAGGCAATCTGAGTGTTCAATTAAGAGAGAGGCATTGGAGGATATTTTCTTTGTCAGGGACATTAGAAACAGTTAGGG GCAGGGGTGTAGTAGGTCAAGAGCCTGCTTTGACAAAAACGTTGCCAGCGTTCCAGTACAGCAGCCATGTCAGTCTGCAAGCGCCCAGTGGTCACATGTG GGGTACATTTAGGATGGAAAGAGAAGATGGCTACACATTTGACTGCAGAATCCCTCCTTTTTCTTTGGAAAGTAAGCCGGAAAGTGGCGCGGCCACGCCACCGGAGACTGCGTGA